The following coding sequences are from one Chloracidobacterium sp. window:
- the lptB gene encoding LPS export ABC transporter ATP-binding protein, giving the protein MSEASDSNGSGHLEAGMLAGFNLQKSYGGRRVVDDVSINVHKGEVVGLLGANGAGKTTTFYMIVGLERPEKGDVSLNGRDVTGLPMYLRARLGLGYLPQEASIFRKLTAEQNILAVLETMKLSREARFARLEELLEEFGVTHVRRVRGDALSGGERRRVEIARCLATEPEFILLDEPFAGIDPLAIDDIREIILYLKRQGIGILITDHNVRETLGITDRAYILADGKILRSGAPDELVNDPDVRRLYLGERFTL; this is encoded by the coding sequence ATGTCAGAAGCATCAGATTCAAACGGTTCCGGTCACCTCGAGGCCGGTATGCTTGCGGGATTTAATCTGCAAAAGTCTTATGGCGGCCGCCGCGTCGTCGATGACGTGTCGATCAACGTCCACAAGGGCGAGGTCGTCGGCCTGCTCGGCGCCAACGGTGCCGGCAAGACTACGACGTTTTATATGATCGTCGGACTCGAACGCCCCGAAAAGGGCGACGTCTCGCTAAATGGCCGTGATGTGACGGGCTTGCCGATGTACCTGAGGGCACGACTCGGCCTCGGTTATCTGCCGCAGGAAGCGTCGATCTTTCGCAAATTGACTGCCGAGCAAAACATCCTGGCCGTGCTTGAGACGATGAAACTGTCACGCGAAGCGAGATTTGCCAGACTCGAGGAACTGCTCGAGGAGTTCGGCGTCACGCACGTTCGCCGGGTACGCGGCGACGCACTTTCGGGTGGTGAACGCCGCCGCGTCGAGATCGCCCGTTGTCTTGCGACCGAACCGGAGTTCATCCTGCTCGACGAACCCTTCGCCGGTATCGACCCGCTTGCTATCGACGATATTCGCGAGATCATTCTCTATCTTAAAAGGCAGGGGATCGGCATTTTGATCACCGACCATAACGTCCGCGAAACGCTCGGTATCACCGATCGTGCATACATTCTGGCCGACGGTAAGATACTTCGCTCTGGTGCTCCGGACGAACTTGTCAATGATCCAGACGTCCGGCGCCTTTATTTAGGCGAAAGATTCACTTTGTAA
- a CDS encoding VWA domain-containing protein, producing MITVNSTIVLLNATVTNSAGTSVTGLSRSQFTVFEDGVEQNILSFENESTPFAAVILLDTSGSMEQRLSIARSAAIEFLYGLRRDDNAAIYRFDSKVSLVQNFSNSRDIVESIFDLKADGMTSLNDAIYKAAAVLSSRTEKRRAIIVLSDGADNSSGKSSDAALKAAISANATIYTIDMSSPDEHGIERVQNQGVLKSLAGKSGGTFVATPGGPAMRNSFKSIVEELSSQYTVTYEPTNLKKDGKFRSIEVRIKKSGVTIRTRKGYNAPKGK from the coding sequence GTGATCACGGTCAATTCGACCATCGTGCTCTTAAACGCGACCGTTACCAATAGTGCCGGCACGTCGGTCACAGGGCTTTCGCGGTCTCAGTTTACGGTGTTTGAGGACGGTGTCGAGCAAAATATTCTCTCATTCGAAAACGAATCGACCCCTTTCGCCGCAGTCATACTGCTGGACACATCCGGCAGTATGGAACAACGCTTGAGTATCGCACGCTCAGCGGCAATCGAGTTTTTATACGGGCTCCGCCGTGACGATAATGCGGCGATCTACCGATTTGATTCGAAGGTGAGTCTGGTCCAGAATTTCTCAAATAGCCGCGACATCGTTGAATCGATCTTTGACCTTAAGGCCGACGGTATGACGTCGCTTAATGACGCGATCTACAAGGCTGCGGCCGTCCTGAGTTCTCGAACGGAAAAGCGTCGGGCGATCATCGTACTCTCAGACGGTGCCGATAACAGCAGCGGCAAGTCGTCGGATGCTGCCCTGAAGGCGGCAATTTCCGCAAACGCAACGATCTACACGATCGATATGTCGTCGCCGGATGAACACGGCATCGAAAGGGTGCAGAATCAGGGCGTGCTCAAGAGTCTTGCCGGCAAATCAGGCGGGACTTTTGTCGCAACGCCGGGCGGGCCCGCAATGCGTAACTCCTTTAAGTCGATCGTCGAAGAACTCAGCAGCCAATACACCGTAACCTACGAACCGACCAACCTTAAAAAAGACGGCAAGTTTCGCTCGATCGAGGTCCGCATCAAAAAGTCCGGCGTGACCATCCGCACCCGCAAGGGCTATAACGCTCCGAAGGGCAAATAG
- a CDS encoding D-alanine--D-alanine ligase, translating to MKKTIGVIFGGRSGEHDVSIRSAKTVIEQIDSSRYHVVPVAITNDGRWLSGTESLALFPAITQAKYRERFGEPSKLPISLTGDTKQHGLTTMEIPGGTIPLDVIFPVLHGTYGEDGTIQGLFEMADIPYVGCGVLASSTGMDKVFMKTLFRDAGLPMCNYVWFLRREWETAAEAVVTQVESKIGYPCFVKPANLGSSVGVSMAVDSESLRTAISLAAEYDRKIIVEEGLDMREIECAVLGNDKPEASLPGEYIIRDASKKFLDYTEKYAGTGNNEFIVPSPVSDELVAKIRHYAVAAFKSIDGSGLARVDFFLRNDTGALLVNEINTLPGLTDASGYPKMWAGTGIDFAAVIDRLIVLAIERHADRSRSKTTVN from the coding sequence ATGAAAAAGACAATTGGTGTAATTTTCGGCGGCCGTTCCGGTGAGCACGATGTTTCGATCAGATCGGCCAAGACGGTGATTGAGCAGATCGACAGTTCACGTTATCACGTCGTCCCCGTAGCGATCACTAACGACGGTCGATGGCTCAGCGGCACCGAGTCGCTCGCACTCTTTCCTGCGATCACGCAGGCCAAGTATCGTGAAAGGTTTGGCGAACCGTCAAAGCTGCCGATATCGCTCACGGGCGACACCAAACAACACGGCCTGACGACGATGGAGATCCCCGGCGGCACTATACCGCTGGATGTCATCTTTCCGGTGCTGCACGGTACGTATGGCGAGGACGGCACCATCCAGGGACTTTTCGAAATGGCGGATATTCCGTATGTAGGATGCGGCGTATTGGCTAGTTCCACCGGTATGGACAAGGTGTTTATGAAAACGCTCTTTCGCGATGCCGGACTACCGATGTGCAATTACGTCTGGTTTCTGCGTCGCGAATGGGAAACGGCGGCGGAAGCGGTCGTCACCCAGGTCGAATCCAAGATCGGTTATCCGTGTTTTGTAAAACCTGCCAATCTCGGTTCGTCCGTCGGGGTTTCGATGGCTGTCGACTCCGAAAGTCTGCGCACCGCGATCTCGCTCGCCGCCGAATACGACCGCAAGATAATTGTCGAAGAAGGCCTAGATATGCGTGAGATCGAATGCGCCGTGCTCGGCAATGACAAGCCCGAGGCCAGCCTGCCCGGTGAATACATCATTCGCGACGCGTCCAAAAAATTTCTGGATTACACCGAGAAGTACGCCGGGACCGGAAACAACGAGTTTATCGTTCCATCGCCGGTTTCGGACGAGTTGGTCGCCAAGATCCGGCATTATGCGGTCGCGGCTTTCAAGTCGATCGACGGTTCGGGCCTCGCCCGTGTTGATTTTTTCCTACGCAATGACACCGGTGCTCTGCTCGTCAACGAGATCAATACTTTGCCCGGGCTGACCGACGCCTCGGGCTACCCCAAGATGTGGGCCGGCACGGGAATCGACTTTGCGGCAGTGATCGACCGCCTCATTGTCCTCGCGATCGAGCGGCACGCCGACCGAAGCCGTAGCAAGACCACGGTCAATTAG
- a CDS encoding PTS sugar transporter subunit IIA has protein sequence MENDAKIGGVIVSHGQMANELLAAAEEVVGDLTNIAAVSIGWHDDVETARDEIERAISNMSFGSGVLILTDMFGGTPTNISAMFLKEDEVEIVTGVNLPMVIKLATDTRPIGLKQMAADVEEEGKSAICRAGELLSPAKPK, from the coding sequence ATGGAAAATGATGCAAAGATCGGCGGCGTTATCGTCTCGCACGGCCAGATGGCCAATGAATTGCTTGCCGCGGCGGAGGAGGTCGTCGGTGACCTGACCAACATCGCTGCCGTGTCTATAGGCTGGCACGATGATGTCGAAACGGCCCGCGATGAGATCGAACGTGCGATCTCAAATATGTCATTCGGATCCGGTGTATTGATCCTGACCGATATGTTTGGCGGCACTCCGACCAATATTTCTGCGATGTTCCTTAAGGAAGATGAGGTCGAGATCGTCACCGGCGTTAATCTGCCGATGGTCATCAAACTCGCGACCGACACACGCCCGATCGGCCTCAAACAGATGGCCGCCGACGTCGAAGAAGAAGGGAAATCCGCGATCTGCCGGGCCGGGGAACTGCTCTCGCCGGCTAAGCCGAAATAG
- the rpoN gene encoding RNA polymerase factor sigma-54 yields MSSLRLTHQLQQKMILTPQLRQRIEMLQMTSLELADLIEQEMVTNPILEEVQPGDEVQEISDSILDQNSDGHDAEFQTGNDPGSDAVQDALVDYADAEPYMPDTPSLNGDEPVNLDAAADDDFHTESEDSFDEIDYGREFQDYLDPGYRTQEIEYKDDAPSFEQFLTHSPNLSEHLEWQLNMLSLDEDRDYAASLIIGNLDEDGRLTATNEEIADMARLTEAVIESARQSVMQLDPVGCGARDVNECLIAQLIARGDGDSLSVRLVRDHLEDLQPHRLQHLAKKTGVEIHRLDEEIQRIRTLDPYPGRRYSSEEAIYVAPEVYIEKVDDEFVVYFADDGSPRLRISPTYHKLADQSDTTKETRDFIKEKVRSAVDLLRNIEHRRQTIYRVVECIVDRQRDFLEYGVEHIKPMMLKDIAEDIGMHLSTISRVVNRKYAHTPQGVIELRRFFSEGMMNEEGEEVSTRILKLRIKKLIEEEDSKKPLTDEDIAKILSKEGVKLSRRTVAKYRDQMQIAGSRERKTII; encoded by the coding sequence ATGTCGTCGCTAAGACTCACACATCAACTCCAGCAAAAAATGATCTTGACGCCGCAATTGCGGCAGCGGATCGAAATGCTCCAGATGACGTCGCTTGAATTAGCGGACCTCATCGAGCAGGAGATGGTGACCAATCCGATCCTGGAGGAAGTCCAACCCGGCGACGAGGTTCAGGAGATCTCAGACAGCATTCTTGATCAAAATTCGGACGGTCACGACGCTGAGTTTCAGACCGGTAACGATCCGGGCTCTGACGCGGTCCAGGACGCCCTTGTGGATTACGCCGACGCCGAACCGTATATGCCCGACACGCCGTCGCTCAATGGTGACGAGCCGGTAAATCTGGATGCCGCAGCGGATGATGACTTTCACACGGAATCCGAGGATTCCTTTGACGAGATCGATTACGGCCGCGAATTTCAAGACTACCTTGACCCGGGATACCGCACGCAGGAAATCGAGTACAAGGATGACGCACCGAGCTTTGAGCAGTTTCTGACGCACTCGCCCAATCTGAGCGAGCATCTCGAATGGCAGCTTAATATGCTTTCGCTCGACGAAGACCGCGATTATGCTGCATCGCTGATCATCGGCAACCTTGACGAAGACGGCCGACTGACGGCGACCAATGAGGAGATCGCGGATATGGCTCGTTTGACCGAGGCCGTGATCGAGAGTGCTCGTCAATCCGTGATGCAACTTGACCCGGTCGGGTGCGGTGCACGCGACGTCAACGAATGTCTGATCGCACAGCTTATCGCCCGCGGCGATGGCGATAGCCTTTCTGTAAGGCTCGTCCGCGATCATCTCGAAGATCTACAGCCACACCGTTTGCAGCATTTGGCTAAGAAAACGGGTGTCGAGATCCATCGACTGGACGAAGAGATCCAGCGGATACGCACGCTCGATCCATATCCGGGACGGCGATACTCATCCGAGGAAGCGATCTATGTCGCTCCTGAGGTCTATATCGAAAAGGTGGACGACGAATTTGTGGTCTATTTTGCGGATGACGGCAGTCCGCGTTTGCGGATCAGCCCGACTTATCACAAACTGGCCGACCAGAGCGACACTACCAAGGAAACTCGCGACTTTATTAAGGAAAAAGTGCGTTCGGCCGTAGATCTGCTCCGAAATATCGAGCATCGCCGCCAGACCATCTATCGCGTTGTCGAGTGTATCGTCGACCGCCAACGCGACTTTCTTGAGTATGGCGTCGAGCACATTAAACCGATGATGCTCAAGGACATCGCCGAGGACATTGGGATGCACCTTTCGACGATCTCTCGTGTGGTCAACCGCAAATACGCCCATACGCCGCAGGGCGTGATCGAATTGCGTAGGTTTTTCAGCGAGGGAATGATGAATGAGGAGGGCGAAGAGGTCTCGACTCGCATCCTCAAACTACGGATCAAGAAGTTGATCGAAGAAGAAGACTCTAAAAAACCGCTCACGGACGAAGATATAGCAAAGATCCTGAGCAAAGAGGGCGTTAAGCTTTCGCGCCGAACGGTGGCCAAATATCGTGATCAGATGCAGATTGCCGGCTCACGCGAACGCAAGACAATTATCTAA
- the lptC gene encoding LPS export ABC transporter periplasmic protein LptC: protein MPEKKIHDLREFQLRAKLPLLIRYAALAVIVITVVAVLVGFYRERNKTGFRLKSEHAQLSPDVIAEVNGYERLETDGNLSKYYIKAAFARTFADNHQELRDVYLETFDEKGEKADTMTAQEVLYVPEADKNFTAYMKGDVKIESRDRLKVNTPNIVYTKSNETAEADQLIEFERDNVRGKSFGATVKLGEKRIDLLRDVEIETFESAELAASGVRYAKINSVSASFDQLNGQITLNDNVKIHIDSRSKTTGKDVRTDVAAQKAVVYFAADDKAAAVTPERPAGFAPESAQLKKFELFESVHITSIDGGASPTNIDAGYALFDKAADRYELKNAVHIVTSAADKPTDIRGDSAVYEQSALKVSIDGSGEITQGSDYLKGNSINADLFPDKKLKYAVLRGDALIRQSADARTTSVSGPELNALFGDTRQLQAANAVGASTAEMIPNSDPQYSRVTMTAPRAMHLTFAGPGLLRQLTTEGRTTIQLNAVNSSTDSANKRVTADAVKTVFDDNGKDIKRAEAVGNAELFVDPLRAAAENYRTTVTAPRFDCEFYAGNNAKLCVGGKKAKAVRVPTVATDGRGEQTLTADSLNAAFSETSKDIERFDAVGSTKFVELDRTAIASQMSYTTADTTVRLRGGDPTAWDSRSRVKAREIDWNTSAKRTNMRGAVSTTYYTRRTMGDALPFGSSDKPVFVTSDSAEFDHAAETAAFAGNARGWQDDNYVRADRLFIRQSQGNFQADGNVQSVMFDVKQKQKGRESSQPVYAASNKLNYDKQTRLVQYRENVDIRQGTDRITAASADIFLNEQNELSRTVAETGVVITQPGRKATGNWVQYSTADEIAVLRGAPATINDSANGSSQAAELTFMMRENRVISEGKSKPSGTGRIRSVYNVKPN, encoded by the coding sequence GTGCCGGAGAAAAAGATCCACGATCTACGAGAGTTTCAACTGCGTGCAAAGCTGCCGCTGTTGATCCGCTATGCGGCATTGGCAGTGATCGTGATCACGGTCGTCGCGGTGCTCGTCGGATTTTACAGAGAACGCAATAAGACCGGTTTTCGACTTAAAAGCGAGCACGCTCAGCTCTCACCCGATGTGATCGCCGAGGTCAATGGCTACGAAAGGCTCGAGACCGACGGTAATCTTTCTAAATATTACATCAAGGCCGCATTTGCCCGCACTTTTGCAGATAATCACCAGGAACTCCGCGACGTTTACCTCGAAACCTTTGATGAAAAGGGCGAAAAGGCCGACACGATGACCGCCCAAGAGGTACTCTACGTACCGGAAGCGGACAAGAATTTTACGGCGTATATGAAGGGCGACGTCAAGATCGAGAGCCGCGACCGCCTCAAGGTCAACACGCCGAATATCGTATATACCAAGTCGAACGAGACTGCAGAAGCGGACCAGTTGATCGAGTTTGAACGCGACAACGTCCGCGGAAAGTCGTTTGGCGCGACTGTAAAGTTGGGCGAAAAGCGTATAGATCTGTTGCGAGACGTCGAGATCGAGACATTTGAATCCGCCGAGTTGGCGGCGTCCGGCGTTCGCTATGCCAAGATCAATTCGGTTTCGGCTAGCTTTGATCAGCTTAACGGTCAGATCACACTAAACGACAACGTCAAGATCCATATCGATTCCAGATCGAAAACGACCGGAAAGGATGTCCGAACGGACGTTGCCGCACAAAAGGCGGTGGTGTATTTTGCCGCCGATGACAAGGCCGCCGCGGTGACGCCCGAGCGACCCGCCGGATTTGCCCCGGAATCAGCTCAGCTAAAGAAATTCGAACTATTTGAAAGTGTACATATTACTTCGATCGACGGCGGTGCATCGCCGACCAATATTGACGCGGGCTACGCACTTTTTGACAAAGCCGCGGACCGATACGAGCTTAAGAACGCAGTTCACATAGTTACGTCGGCCGCCGACAAGCCTACCGATATTCGCGGAGATTCGGCCGTCTATGAGCAGTCAGCTCTCAAGGTCTCGATCGACGGTTCCGGCGAGATCACACAGGGAAGCGACTACCTTAAGGGCAATAGCATTAACGCGGACCTGTTTCCCGACAAAAAGCTCAAATACGCGGTTTTGCGCGGCGATGCGCTTATCAGGCAATCGGCGGATGCACGCACAACGAGCGTCAGCGGGCCCGAACTTAATGCTTTATTCGGTGACACGCGGCAATTGCAGGCCGCAAACGCCGTCGGCGCAAGCACGGCCGAGATGATACCTAATAGCGATCCGCAATACTCACGCGTCACAATGACCGCACCTCGGGCAATGCACCTGACATTTGCGGGCCCAGGGCTTCTTCGCCAATTGACGACCGAAGGGCGGACGACTATCCAACTCAATGCCGTCAATAGCTCGACCGACTCTGCAAACAAGCGTGTGACCGCCGATGCTGTCAAAACCGTTTTTGACGACAACGGCAAGGATATCAAACGGGCCGAGGCTGTCGGAAACGCCGAACTGTTCGTCGATCCGCTTCGTGCCGCCGCCGAAAATTACCGTACGACCGTGACGGCACCTCGTTTCGATTGTGAGTTTTACGCAGGCAATAATGCAAAGTTGTGCGTTGGCGGCAAAAAGGCCAAGGCCGTTCGCGTGCCGACGGTCGCTACCGACGGCCGTGGGGAACAGACACTGACGGCGGATTCACTTAACGCAGCATTTAGCGAAACGAGTAAGGATATCGAACGCTTTGACGCAGTCGGCAGTACCAAGTTTGTCGAACTTGACCGCACTGCGATCGCTTCACAGATGTCATATACGACCGCCGATACCACCGTCCGACTTCGCGGCGGTGATCCGACGGCTTGGGACTCACGTTCGCGGGTCAAGGCACGCGAGATCGATTGGAATACGTCGGCAAAACGAACGAATATGCGCGGTGCCGTCAGCACGACCTATTACACACGCCGCACGATGGGTGACGCACTACCTTTCGGGTCGTCGGACAAACCGGTTTTTGTGACGTCCGACAGTGCCGAATTTGACCACGCCGCCGAGACCGCTGCTTTCGCAGGCAATGCCCGAGGTTGGCAGGACGACAATTACGTTCGGGCTGATCGCCTGTTCATCCGACAGTCTCAGGGCAATTTCCAGGCGGACGGCAACGTACAGAGCGTGATGTTTGACGTCAAACAAAAGCAGAAGGGACGCGAATCAAGCCAACCGGTTTACGCTGCGTCAAATAAGCTAAATTACGACAAACAAACGCGGCTTGTGCAGTACCGCGAAAACGTCGATATCCGGCAGGGTACCGACCGCATTACCGCAGCATCGGCCGATATATTTCTTAACGAACAGAACGAATTATCTCGAACCGTTGCCGAGACAGGTGTCGTTATTACTCAACCCGGACGCAAGGCGACCGGTAATTGGGTACAATATTCAACGGCGGACGAGATCGCGGTCTTGCGCGGTGCTCCGGCGACGATCAATGACTCGGCAAATGGTTCATCGCAGGCGGCCGAATTGACCTTTATGATGCGCGAAAATCGTGTCATCAGCGAGGGCAAGTCGAAACCGTCGGGAACGGGCCGTATTCGCTCGGTCTACAACGTAAAGCCCAATTAA
- the rapZ gene encoding RNase adapter RapZ: protein MGNTPKADLGLPSLIIITGLSGSGMSSATNAFEDLGYFCVDNLPLTMLSTFGRLLVPTDGRPAAIEKAVLVINIRERHFLSEFSVELKKLARKKLVPFVVFFEASDEVLQRRFSETRRPHPADNGKGLIAAIRTERRAMTDVRRLADLIIDTTDHTVHTLRHLLVQKFSPHTDGKTLNVEILSFGHKYGNPRTLDLLFDVRHLPNPYFQKDLKELPGDTPQVLAFFAKHPEADETVQRLTDLLTYLLPKYKREGKSYLTIGVGCTGGRHRSVMVANAIGKALKKIGDFEVAVSHRDIQK, encoded by the coding sequence ATGGGCAACACCCCGAAGGCAGACCTTGGTCTGCCTTCGCTCATCATCATCACAGGACTTAGCGGCTCCGGAATGTCGTCGGCGACGAATGCATTCGAAGATCTTGGGTATTTCTGTGTCGATAATCTGCCGTTGACGATGCTCTCGACATTTGGGCGGCTGCTGGTGCCCACGGACGGACGCCCGGCGGCGATCGAAAAGGCGGTGCTGGTGATCAATATCCGCGAACGCCATTTCCTTTCGGAGTTTTCGGTTGAATTGAAAAAGCTTGCTCGTAAAAAGCTTGTGCCTTTCGTGGTGTTTTTTGAGGCGTCGGACGAGGTTTTGCAGCGGCGATTCTCTGAAACGCGGCGGCCACATCCGGCAGATAACGGCAAAGGCCTGATCGCTGCCATCCGTACCGAAAGGCGTGCGATGACCGACGTTCGGCGACTGGCTGATCTGATCATCGACACAACTGACCACACTGTCCACACGCTCAGGCATCTCCTGGTGCAAAAGTTTAGCCCGCACACGGACGGCAAGACACTTAATGTCGAGATCCTGAGTTTTGGGCACAAATACGGCAACCCGCGAACGCTCGACCTGCTTTTTGACGTGCGGCATTTGCCAAATCCTTATTTTCAAAAGGATCTCAAGGAATTGCCCGGCGACACGCCGCAAGTGCTTGCATTTTTTGCAAAGCACCCTGAGGCGGACGAGACCGTGCAGCGTCTGACCGACCTTTTGACATACCTTTTGCCCAAGTATAAGCGTGAGGGCAAATCGTATTTGACGATCGGCGTGGGTTGTACCGGCGGACGGCATCGCTCGGTGATGGTTGCCAATGCCATCGGCAAGGCACTGAAGAAGATCGGGGATTTCGAAGTTGCGGTTTCGCACCGTGATATACAAAAATAG
- a CDS encoding glycosyltransferase family 2 protein, whose product MKISAVIIAFNEEAKIADAIRSLDWADEVLMVDSGSTDRTLDIAGELGAKVIVNEWPGFAVQKQLAVDRAASEIIFSLDADETVSAELKAEIIALKAGDKLPFDGFTVPRASIYMSREIRHGSWYPDRQLRLFDRRKAGWKQVVIHESVEMQPGASTGALKHDIIHRSVDSVGHHAEMIVRRYAPLGAKASYNLGRRTSPLKIAVAGPSAFVQDYILKAGFMDGVPGLFIALFSAYHAVLKHMMLYEMQHADESAAD is encoded by the coding sequence GTGAAGATCTCGGCAGTTATAATTGCATTCAATGAGGAGGCGAAGATCGCGGACGCGATCCGTTCGCTTGATTGGGCCGATGAGGTGCTGATGGTGGATTCGGGTAGCACGGATCGGACGCTCGATATCGCCGGCGAACTCGGAGCCAAGGTGATCGTCAATGAATGGCCCGGATTTGCCGTGCAAAAGCAGTTGGCCGTTGATCGGGCGGCGAGCGAAATTATATTTAGCTTGGACGCTGATGAGACCGTATCTGCAGAGCTGAAGGCCGAGATAATCGCATTAAAGGCCGGCGACAAACTTCCCTTTGACGGATTTACCGTTCCGCGTGCGTCGATCTATATGAGCCGTGAGATCCGCCACGGCAGTTGGTATCCTGACCGCCAGTTACGCCTATTCGACCGTCGAAAGGCCGGTTGGAAGCAAGTTGTGATCCACGAATCGGTCGAGATGCAGCCCGGCGCATCGACGGGCGCTCTAAAGCACGACATTATTCACCGAAGCGTCGACAGCGTCGGCCACCACGCCGAAATGATCGTCCGGAGATACGCCCCGCTCGGAGCCAAAGCGTCTTACAATCTAGGCCGCCGCACTTCGCCGCTGAAGATCGCAGTTGCGGGGCCGTCAGCATTCGTTCAGGACTACATTCTGAAAGCGGGATTTATGGACGGCGTTCCGGGGCTTTTCATCGCGTTGTTTTCGGCTTATCACGCGGTTCTCAAGCATATGATGCTCTACGAAATGCAGCACGCGGACGAATCCGCCGCGGACTGA
- the raiA gene encoding ribosome-associated translation inhibitor RaiA, whose product MKFDITGRHIDVTPAIKAHVESHLAKIDSLFEGKPAHAHVIIDVERGRHNSEIVVNYRNDVLTAATTDADMYNSISLTVDKIEKQARKLKDKIVEKSRKAEKIGKVPTIDQE is encoded by the coding sequence ATGAAATTTGATATTACCGGCAGGCACATTGACGTTACACCCGCGATCAAGGCGCACGTTGAGTCACATTTGGCAAAGATCGACAGCCTTTTCGAAGGGAAACCGGCCCACGCACACGTCATCATTGATGTCGAACGCGGCCGCCATAATTCTGAGATCGTCGTCAACTATCGTAACGACGTCCTCACCGCGGCCACAACTGATGCAGATATGTACAATTCGATCTCGTTGACCGTTGATAAGATCGAAAAGCAAGCAAGAAAACTCAAGGATAAGATCGTAGAAAAGTCGCGCAAGGCCGAAAAGATCGGCAAAGTGCCGACTATCGACCAAGAATAG
- the rocF gene encoding arginase produces MAIDKVGILGVPLGFGAGKTGSELGVNAMRLSKTRGSSLAEHIRHLGIAVRDHGDAVIARPPDDAAPANPKHLAEMVESSLNIIADIDAILAADELPVILGGDHAIAIPTFSAIASHYHRLGTDIGLLWFDAHADINTPETSPSGNIHGMPLAALLGHGDPQLTGLCGYSPKLDPTYFAHIGARDIDPGERSQIEKLGLRDHFFTMSDIDKRGMAACVEDALAIVSRAPGGYGVTFDVDMIDPRFAPGSGTLVRGGATYRESHLALEMIAAAGGMRSFEIVEVNPLLDQSNITVELACELILSALGKTIL; encoded by the coding sequence ATGGCGATCGATAAAGTAGGTATTCTCGGTGTCCCACTCGGTTTTGGAGCCGGAAAAACCGGCAGCGAACTTGGCGTAAACGCGATGCGCTTGTCCAAGACCCGCGGCAGCAGCCTTGCGGAACATATTCGGCACCTCGGTATTGCGGTACGCGACCACGGCGATGCTGTAATTGCTCGGCCCCCGGACGATGCTGCACCTGCAAATCCCAAGCATTTGGCCGAGATGGTCGAGTCCAGCCTAAACATTATTGCGGATATCGACGCTATCCTCGCAGCCGACGAACTGCCGGTCATTCTCGGCGGCGATCACGCCATCGCGATCCCGACATTTTCGGCGATCGCATCGCATTATCATCGCCTCGGCACCGATATCGGGCTACTCTGGTTCGACGCGCACGCTGACATCAACACACCTGAAACGTCGCCATCGGGCAATATTCACGGTATGCCGCTCGCGGCCCTCTTGGGCCACGGCGACCCGCAGTTGACCGGCCTTTGCGGCTATTCGCCCAAGCTCGACCCGACATACTTTGCTCATATCGGCGCCCGCGACATCGATCCCGGTGAGCGTTCGCAGATCGAAAAGCTCGGGCTTCGCGACCATTTTTTTACAATGAGCGATATCGATAAGCGCGGAATGGCAGCGTGCGTCGAGGACGCCCTCGCTATCGTTTCACGGGCACCCGGCGGTTATGGCGTGACGTTTGACGTCGATATGATCGATCCGCGGTTCGCTCCCGGCAGCGGCACGCTGGTCCGCGGCGGTGCGACCTACCGCGAATCACACCTGGCACTCGAGATGATCGCTGCCGCCGGGGGAATGCGTTCATTTGAGATCGTCGAGGTCAATCCGCTGCTCGATCAATCAAATATTACGGTCGAACTCGCGTGTGAACTGATACTTTCGGCTCTCGGCAAGACGATACTCTAG
- a CDS encoding HPr family phosphocarrier protein: protein MLERELRITNPLGLHARAAAKVVRCSVRFESSILLHRGEASADAKSMLSILGLSAGFGSVLRIIADGWDEDAAISELSELFLSGFGEL from the coding sequence ATGCTTGAGCGGGAATTACGCATCACCAATCCGCTCGGGCTTCACGCAAGGGCCGCCGCCAAAGTCGTCCGATGCTCCGTGCGGTTTGAGAGCAGCATTTTGCTCCATCGCGGCGAGGCATCCGCCGACGCCAAATCGATGCTCAGCATACTCGGCCTGTCGGCGGGCTTCGGCTCGGTTTTAAGAATTATCGCGGACGGATGGGATGAGGACGCGGCGATCAGCGAGCTATCAGAGTTGTTTCTATCTGGCTTTGGTGAGCTCTAA